Genomic DNA from Gimesia aquarii:
GTTGCCAACCATGCTTGCAATGGCCCCAGTGAAGGATGAGTCAGGGGCAGTGCTTGCAGCATTAGTTCTCATGATTCGACCTGATATTAATTTCACTCGCATTTTATCTATTGCCCGAGCAGGCAAGTCTGGGGAAACATACGCTTTTGATAAAGACGGGCTGCTGTTATCTCAAAGCCGATTTGATGATGATTTGAAAATGATTGGTCTCATTCCGGACCGAGACGATGCTCGCTCAATTTTGAATATTCAGATTCGTGATCCGCAGGTGAATATGGCTGAGGGTAACCGCCCTACGTTAAGACTGGCTGAGCGGCCACTCACTCACATGGCAGCAATGGCAGTTCAGAATAAGAGTGGTGTAGATGTCAATGGATATCGTGACTATAGGGGAGTCCCAGTGGTAGGCGCGTGGACGTGGTTGCCAGAGTATGAAATGGGAGTGGCGACAGAGATGGATGTCGCTGAGGCCTATCGCCCCCTTTATTTGTTGCGTTACAGCTTCTGGGGCTTATTTGCCTTGCTCGTTGTTGGCTCTATTGTGATCTTTATATTTACAGTGATTGTTGCGAAGAAGGATCAGGAAACGCGACGCGCAGTCATTCAAGCAAAGCAACTGGGACAATATGCGCTAGATGAAAAGCTGGGTGAGGGAGGGATGGGAGTTGTCTATCGCGGGCATCATTCCATGCTCAGGCGACCTACGGCAATTAAGCTACTAGATATTGAGAAAACCACTGACGAAGCCGTTGCTCGATTTGAAAGAGAAGTGCAGTTAACCAGTCAGTTGAATCATCCGAATACGATTGCTATCTATGATTATGGACGCACACCGGAGGGTGTGTTTTATTATGCGATGGAGCTGTTAGAGGGCATCGATTTAGATGAACTGGTGAAGCAGAACGGTGCTTTGCCAGAGCATCGGGTGATTTATCTCTTGAAACAGATTGCCGGTTCGTTGTCCGAAGCACATGCCCTGGGGGTCGTTCACCGCGATGTCAAACCAGCCAATATTTTTTTGACACACCGGGGAGGCGTCTATGACTTTATCAAGCTGCTTGATTTTGGCTTGGTAAAAGCCATCGACGGGAGAGAACAGGCTTCACTGACTTCGGCCAATTCCATGGCGGGAACTCCCATGTATCTTTCACCGGAAGGCATCAAGAATCCAGACCAAGTCGATGCGCGAAGCGACCTCTATGCACTCGGAGCTGTTGCCTATTACCTGTTAACAGGTACGACCGTCTTTGATGGTGAGTCTATTATCGAAATCTGCATGAAACACACACAGCAAGCACCAGAACCCCCTTCAAATCGATTAAGTAAGCCAGTCTCTGAGGATCTGGAGCAAATTATTATGGGGTGTTTGCAGAAAGATCCCACAAAACGACCACAGACTGCAGCTGAAGTCGTTCAGGAACTTTCAAAATGTCATATGGACGGTAAGTGGACTATGTTAGACGCTGAAAACTGGTGGAAACATCAAACGGAATTAGGAACCACATTAATTCAGTCATCTCCTGAAATCAAACCGCAATCCCAATCAGCAGCAGACGCCACCTTGATCGTCAATCTTTCCAATGAAGAATGACGTTCAGCGACTCTTACTGAATGTCACTTTTGATCGTTTCCAGTGGGACGAAATTTGCAGGATCGGTTTTTGAATCAGATGTAGCAGCATCACGGCTCGCCAGAATTCCCGGTGCTGCTGTTTGGCTATGATCTGTTCCTTCATAGACACCAAAGTCGTTGAAGAAAAATCTTTTAGCAACACGATAGACAAAGCTCTTTTCCGGAATCTCGTTACCGGGAGCATACTGTGAAGTACGTGTTTCCAAATTTTGCAATTCCTGCATCGCTTGTTTCCGCGCAGTGGAATCTTTAGCACCATGTTTTTTAACTAGATCTTCCAGTAGGTCCGGACGTTCAAGAATAATGCAACCGCGTGTATTTTGCTGTACGACTTCTCTGAAGTCTTTAAGAAACTCCGATTGTACGAACTTCTCTTTTAGTGTTTTAGATTTATCATGAATAGAATCAGTGGCAAACTGGATCACAGGACATGGTTCGATATCTCCCCAGGGATTGATATGGTGGCTCAGACCAGTCGCAGCCGGGCAGAGTGCAGTACCATCGTGATCGAAATAAGCATCAATTACACCAATGGGTTTTCTTGCGCGTATATCGACAACGAACTTTCGGGCGCGTAATTGCTCTTCTGGTGAGAGGGCTAATTCAGGGTTAGGTTCCGGGCCTGCAACACGATAGATGTGATACCAGCAATACATCACACCCATATCGATCAGCTTATCAACCCATTCTTCAGTGAGTAAATCGTCGATATTCGATTTGCACAAGCTGGTGCATACTCCGGTAAGCAATTTATTATTTAGACAGTTTTGTATCCCCTGCATTGTCTTTTCATAGACATCATTGCGACCTCTGCGGAGGTTGCTGATGATTTCATTTCCTTCCACACTAATCAGCGGGGTCGCGTTTCCTAATTTGCGGAGCTTTTTTGCGATTTCATCAGTGATGAATTGGCCGTTTGTAAAAATCTGAAAATAACAATCTGGATGACGTTCCAGAATTTCCAGTAACTGTGGGTGCATGAAAGGTTCACCCCCCAGTATTCCGAAAAAGGAATTCCCCATTTCCTTTGCTTCTTTAATCAGACGTGACATCGCTTCCACATCGATTTTTTCCTGCTTAGCTGCGACGTCCACCCAACATCCCTGGCAGCGAAGATTACAACTGTTGATCACTGAGATGTAGAGAAAGGGAGGGAAGAACTCTCCTCGTTTAAGTCGTTTTTTGTGTTTGTGGACCGACAGTGCGCCTTTGAATCCAAAATTATAAGCTAATTTCCAGACGAGCCTTTTGTCTGTTTCCATCAAGACGCGTTTGGCCATTTTGAGATACATAAAAGGTCTCAGTTCTGTCTAAAAATTAAAAATAGTGAACAAAAAGTATTTCTCTTTAACAATTCTACTCTTTAGGGAGCTTGGAAACACCTGTTTCTACTAAAAAATACTCAGAATTATGTCATAGTACACAAACATTTAAGCTCTCACTGTAAATTGCATGAATTTCATGGTATAAGGCATTGTTCGAAAATTTGTTTTTTTGACTTTGCTTAATATTCAGTATACTTTCTAAGTTTAAATAAACACAGAAAAGCCGCTCAAACTTTAGAGATACTATTCTGGTTCAAATTGTTTAAAAGCTCGAGGCAATTGATGGAGTTAGTTGGAAGAAGATACGATACCTATGAAGCTGTCAGCATTAAGATCAAAGGAGAAAAAATATCTTCAATAGATTTGCTGCCTGATTCTGAAGCAGCAGATCTTCCCTTTATCGCTCCGTCCCTGTTTGATCTACAGATCAATGGACATGGTGGGATTTGGTTCAATCAGCAAGGTCTTACTGTAGAAGATGTTTGTTCTGTATTAGAGAAACATTACCAGTACGGTATTACCAGATTATGTCCGACTTTGATCACAAGCTCTTATGAAGACTATGTCGGTGGTTTTTCAGCGATTCGAGAAGCTTGCGAACAGTATGAGTGGGTGAATCAAATGGTCCCGGGCTGTCATTTGGAAGGTCCCTATATCTCACCCATTCAAGGACCCCGTGGCGCTCACCCTCTGGATCACGTGCGTGCTGCTGACTGGGACGAATTCTCGCGCTTACAGGAAATTTCGGGAGATCGGATTCGATTGATTACATTGGCTCCCGAAGTTGAGAATGCGATTCCGTTTATCAAAAAAGCAGTTGCTTCGGGCGTTGTTGTGTCGATCGGTCATACAGCTGCCGAGCCAGAACAGATTACCGCTGCGGTAGACGCAGGTGCCCGGTTAAGTACACATTTAGGCAATGGCGCTCACGGCACACTACGTAGACATCCCAACTATATTTGGGAACAGTTGGGAGAATCACGGTTGATGGCTAGTATTATTACTGATGGCCATCATCTGCCAGCCAGTG
This window encodes:
- a CDS encoding serine/threonine protein kinase, with translation MWIWPIAGTLLLLVLAFIVRSVVEQSSKQTVADNLRAILNADVAALNIWMEREESLAIVLANEPRIRELAKDLNQVDQDNPDNRDALLQSKSLEALRTEFKSEIEHLGYLDVGLLSVDGKVLASTRDEPIGRADLPLQKSALEKIQQGKATVTRPFESLFTRKTDSGELKAGLPTMLAMAPVKDESGAVLAALVLMIRPDINFTRILSIARAGKSGETYAFDKDGLLLSQSRFDDDLKMIGLIPDRDDARSILNIQIRDPQVNMAEGNRPTLRLAERPLTHMAAMAVQNKSGVDVNGYRDYRGVPVVGAWTWLPEYEMGVATEMDVAEAYRPLYLLRYSFWGLFALLVVGSIVIFIFTVIVAKKDQETRRAVIQAKQLGQYALDEKLGEGGMGVVYRGHHSMLRRPTAIKLLDIEKTTDEAVARFEREVQLTSQLNHPNTIAIYDYGRTPEGVFYYAMELLEGIDLDELVKQNGALPEHRVIYLLKQIAGSLSEAHALGVVHRDVKPANIFLTHRGGVYDFIKLLDFGLVKAIDGREQASLTSANSMAGTPMYLSPEGIKNPDQVDARSDLYALGAVAYYLLTGTTVFDGESIIEICMKHTQQAPEPPSNRLSKPVSEDLEQIIMGCLQKDPTKRPQTAAEVVQELSKCHMDGKWTMLDAENWWKHQTELGTTLIQSSPEIKPQSQSAADATLIVNLSNEE
- a CDS encoding radical SAM protein, which translates into the protein MYLKMAKRVLMETDKRLVWKLAYNFGFKGALSVHKHKKRLKRGEFFPPFLYISVINSCNLRCQGCWVDVAAKQEKIDVEAMSRLIKEAKEMGNSFFGILGGEPFMHPQLLEILERHPDCYFQIFTNGQFITDEIAKKLRKLGNATPLISVEGNEIISNLRRGRNDVYEKTMQGIQNCLNNKLLTGVCTSLCKSNIDDLLTEEWVDKLIDMGVMYCWYHIYRVAGPEPNPELALSPEEQLRARKFVVDIRARKPIGVIDAYFDHDGTALCPAATGLSHHINPWGDIEPCPVIQFATDSIHDKSKTLKEKFVQSEFLKDFREVVQQNTRGCIILERPDLLEDLVKKHGAKDSTARKQAMQELQNLETRTSQYAPGNEIPEKSFVYRVAKRFFFNDFGVYEGTDHSQTAAPGILASRDAATSDSKTDPANFVPLETIKSDIQ
- a CDS encoding N-acetylglucosamine-6-phosphate deacetylase — its product is MELVGRRYDTYEAVSIKIKGEKISSIDLLPDSEAADLPFIAPSLFDLQINGHGGIWFNQQGLTVEDVCSVLEKHYQYGITRLCPTLITSSYEDYVGGFSAIREACEQYEWVNQMVPGCHLEGPYISPIQGPRGAHPLDHVRAADWDEFSRLQEISGDRIRLITLAPEVENAIPFIKKAVASGVVVSIGHTAAEPEQITAAVDAGARLSTHLGNGAHGTLRRHPNYIWEQLGESRLMASIITDGHHLPASVVRTVIKTKGVENTVITCDASGLAGSPPGIYEEGSVKMEVLEDGPIVIAGQRQLLAGSGLETDTCVTTAIDMAGITLQQALDMAGRNPARLLGFDEIDLEVGSRADLISFHYEGTGSRMNIQTTLACGVIKYGTLLVNS